One stretch of Brettanomyces nanus chromosome 4, complete sequence DNA includes these proteins:
- a CDS encoding uncharacterized protein (EggNog:ENOG41), whose translation MSDMKHGSNRGGRRHIQRNAWSDRVGSGKQIIVYGGAEGSDLDAKLARRKARFAKEDTQFQRDKEKNFGLTSRGEDLRLQTDENARTKLYENTIKRSRQFIREGGEGRNRDDILMNFRKLRESILRLGATESSKKILLGSMRFSAWIGHYQSYIPTINELLDNQHLDSTFLDHKELEEAWSYLCLHVVHFGMEYEKGFRIFFDHVKGNETVYRLLVSYTTKDYYTWMKIYSLLSKEKKDWQKINYFKILQSAAYDVVLKSVIKQLQCSYFVLDRKLIEEFTGLQYEILVKRFDLNWTLDLVSSLVKLRERGSREKGDIAQIN comes from the coding sequence ATGTCTGATATGAAGCACGGTTCAAACAGAGGTGGCAGGCGTCATATTCAAAGGAATGCTTGGTCGGATCGGGTGGGGTCGGGCAAACAGATCATAGTGTATGGTGGTGCGGAAGGCTCAGATCTTGATGCAAAGTTGGCTAGACGCAAGGCACGATTTGCCAAGGAAGATACGCAATTCCAGAGGGATAAGGAGAAAAACTTTGGTCTTACTAGTAGAGGAGAAGATCTAAGACTACAGACGGATGAAAACGCTAGGACAAAGTTGTACGAGAACAccatcaaaagaagcaggcAGTTTATTAGggaaggaggagaaggaagaaatagagACGACATCTTGATGAATTTCCGAAAACTTCGGGAAAGCATACTACGGCTAGGCGCTACAGAGTCTAGCAAGAAGATACTACTTGGCTCAATGAGGTTTTCGGCTTGGATTGGGCATTACCAGTCATATATTCCGACAATTAACGAGCTACTCGATAACCAACATCTTGACAGCACATTTCTTGACCAtaaagaacttgaagaagcttggAGCTATCTTTGCTTGCACGTTGTCCATTTTGGAATGGAGTATGAGAAAGGATTTAGAATATTCTTTGACCACGTTAAAGGTAACGAGACGGTGTATCGTTTGTTGGTCTCTTACACTACTAAGGATTATTACACATGGATGAAGATTTATAGTCTTCTTtcgaaggaaaagaaggacTGGCAAAAAATCAACTATTTTAAAATTCTTCAGTCCGCTGCTTATGATGTGGTGTTGAAATCAGTGATTAAACAACTGCAATGTTCGTACTTTGTGCTGGACAGGAAGCTTATAGAGGAATTCACTGGGTTGCAATACGAAATATTAGTCAAGAGATTTGACTTGAATTGGACTCTTGATTTGGTTTCCTCGCTTGTAAAGctgagagaaagaggttcCAGGGAAAAAGGTGACATAGCACAGATAAATTAA
- a CDS encoding uncharacterized protein (EggNog:ENOG41), with the protein MSLSTLPNNLVMPLVSNGVSLQAPESISIQDLESGKLNLDALIIEVQQLKTKISDLRYEMTQYLRILSSVDENTVPLTVYQEAVNQVATLKASGDAYFNSYKRLLPIIRYSKLKNRINPDDTIRITKHDVPIERLQDSSPGKIKGSGSTPNPTTGRKSGARGARRRNSRKQ; encoded by the coding sequence ATGTCTCTATCAACGCTACCCAATAATTTAGTGATGCCTTTGGTGTCGAATGGTGTTAGTTTACAAGCACCGGAATCGATCTCGATTCAAGATTTGGAATCGGGTAAGTTGAACCTAGATGCCCTTATCATCGAGGTTCAGCAGCTCAAAACAAAGATCTCGGATCTACGCTACGAGATGACTCAGTATTTACGAATTCTGTCTTCAGTAGATGAAAATACTGTACCTTTGACAGTATACCAGGAGGCGGTAAACCAGGTGGCTACTCTCAAGGCCAGTGGCGATGCTTATTTCAACTCATACAAAAGGCTACTCCCTATAATACGATACTCCAAGCTTAAAAATCGGATTAATCCAGATGATACCATCAGGATAACTAAGCATGATGTTCCTATTGAGAGGCTTCAGGACTCGTCTCCGGGAAAGATAAAAGGTTCCGGTTCTACGCCGAACCCCACTACAGGCCGGAAATCTGGGGCTCGAGGTGCCCGTAGAAGAAACTCCAGAAAGCAGTAG
- a CDS encoding uncharacterized protein (BUSCO:EOG09342L6F), translating into MTASKLLRIGYFGSDYFSINCLKQILPLRFGQPQIISRLDVITRDPKPSGKGLRHLKDVPVARFAEENQLRVLRAEKEVDFDALLANQYDLCIAVSYGLLIPASFINSLPFGGLNIHPSLLPKYSGAAPLQRALLNEDSTTGVTIQTLHPTEFDKGDILSRQEYEVRPDETFESLTKVLSQAGGLLLKNIIEKQMYDRLSPDYHALKSELLFSYAKKIQSHERHIDWAHYSSFNLKRRSNTLGPLYTFKRIHLGKAREETGYRRVVLNDFKESPQQQLPSLLVPGCYDLDLTNPNRLLVKTVDGTLSVGHLNVEGLGSLTGEKMVRSSKKMFGNIEKRFLRNQNIT; encoded by the coding sequence ATGACAGCATCCAAACTACTCAGAATTGGGTATTTCGGGTCCGATTACTTTAGTATCAATTGCTTGAAACAGATTCTTCCTCTAAGGTTTGGACAGCCCCAGATTATTTCTCGTCTTGATGTCATTACCAGGGATCCGAAGCCTAGTGGGAAAGGACTTCGACACCTCAAGGATGTTCCTGTGGCACGCTTTGCCGAAGAGAACCAATTGAGGGTTTTAAGAGCCGAAAAGGAGGTTGATTTCGACGCATTGCTTGCGAATCAGTATGATCTATGCATAGCCGTTTCCTACGGACTACTAATTCCTGCTTCATTCATTAATTCCCTCCCGTTTGGTGGTTTGAATATTCACCCTTCCTTACTTCCTAAATATTCTGGTGCCGCACCTCTACAGAGGGCCTTATTAAATGAGGATTCCACTACAGGAGTCACCATCCAAACTTTACACCCTACGGAATTTGATAAGGGTGATATTTTATCCAGACAAGAATATGAGGTGCGTCCTGACGAGACTTTCGAATCTTTGACTAAAGTATTGTCACAAGCGGGTGGTCTACTTCTCAAGAATATCATTGAGAAGCAGATGTATGACCGTCTGTCTCCAGATTATCATGCCCTTAAATCGGAACTACTCTTTTCATACGCTAAAAAGATCCAAAGTCATGAACGTCACATAGACTGGGCTCATTATTCGTCATTCAATCTCAAGAGGAGGTCTAATACACTCGGCCCCTTGTATACATTCAAAAGAATTCATCTAGGGAAAGCTAGGGAGGAAACTGGATATAGAAGGGTGGTACTGAATGATTTCAAAGAGAGTCCGCAACAGCAGCTTCCATCTTTACTCGTTCCAGGATGCTACGACCTCGATCTCACAAATCCAAATAGGTTGTTAGTGAAGACAGTTGACGGTACCCTTTCAGTAGGGCATCTCAATGTCGAAGGATTGGGTTCTCTAACGGGAGAAAAGATGGTGAGATCATCCAAAAAGATGTTTGGAAACATAGAAAAACGGTTCTTAAGGAACCAAAATATAACATGA